The Mastomys coucha isolate ucsf_1 unplaced genomic scaffold, UCSF_Mcou_1 pScaffold20, whole genome shotgun sequence nucleotide sequence TGCAAAAGAGGATAATTCACACCGATGTCCTGCATGGCTCCCCGGTTTTAACTATGCACAACTGGATGCAATAGGAAAAGCTCTAAAACAGCTGGGcctgcccttaatcccagcactggggagccagagagaggtggatctctgagttctagacctgcctggtctacagaacgcaTTCTAAgataaccagagctacacagagaaaccctgtctctaaataaatatataaataaataaataaacaaacattacgTTTCCACTCTCAGGTGAACCATGTTTAGCAGTTTAGTCTCAAGCAGCCTAATATGAATGAGACTCCCAGGCAGTCCTCGacaactaaccaaaaaaaaaaaaaaaaaaaaaaatcaacgaaCAAAAGATCCTTGGGAAGAGAGAGCTCAACCTCCCACACCAAACCTGTTAGCCAAAATGCCTTGCAAGAACTGCCAAAGCCTACTGAAAGGCAGACAAGAAGGGGTTCGGATTAGAGCTAGGCCTAGTGACTCGAGCTCGAAGGGCTGATAAAGGAGGGTCTCTGATTCAAGGCCATTCTGCGcaatacagtgagaccctgactcagggagctcagtggtaggaccCTTGCCTAGCATAAGGCTTTGGGCGCAAGAACCAGAACtttgtcttgtttggttggtggtttttgaagacagggtttctttgtgtagccctggctgtcctggaactcttcaccctacagaccaggctagccttgaactcagagatctgcctgcttctgcctcccaaatgctgggatgaaaggcgcgtgccaccactgccgggcttcaAGAGCcaggactttttgtttgtttggttttgtttttccagacagggtctctgtatagccctggctgtcctggaactcactctgtagaccaggctggactcgaacccagaaatccgcctgcctctacctcccaagtgctggggaggcgtgcgccaccactgctcagccagcCAGAATTTTTTAGGCGGAGTTTGAAGTCTAGTCCCTGAGCTGTGAGTAGCGCTGTTTGATGTGACTGCCGCCCTGTGGCGAGAAAGAGATCGATCCAGGCCATCATGCGCCCCACCCCCAGTCTATCCCTTCGCGGTGCCCTGTGGGACCCACCTTCCCCGTCGCAGCTGAAGCCATAGGCTTTAATAACCTCCTGTTGGATCTGTGTGGCTACGGGCAGCACGAATTGCAGCATCTTGCCCATATCGTTGCACGCATTGTCTCTAGCTTCGTCCATGCGCACGGCATTCTCTGGGGCCGAGAACGCTTGGATCACCTCCGCCAAGACCACTGCGAGACCGAAGCATCCCAGAGAGGGCCGCGGAGCACGGGGAGCCAGCCcaaaggaggggagaggcagggaaTTAGTGGGCAGAGGCCTGCAAGCAACCCGATAGGCTTGTCCTCCCAACCCTTTGCCCTAATGGGCAGGGGCCCCACTTggagaaggaaagaatagaaCTGCGCCCTCCCCCCAGAAGACGGCCCACGCCCAGACTAGGCTCCTCACCCTTGGCCTGCTCTGCGCTCAGGGCCGCGGGCTGAGCCGAGGCGGACGCCATAGGACACCACTCAGTACTTGAGTAGTGGGAATACAGAAGCGATCCGGAGAGGCCTGCTGCCAGCCGCCTCTCCCGCGGCTGTAAGGCCagtggaggcagaaaggaagCGGTGTCGCACGAGGCGGAAGTCTGAGAGCGTGGCTCTAGCACACACGCGTTTCCTAGGATACTAGAGCGGGATTTAAGGCGCTCATCCCACAGATGGCGGGGGCAGCAGATGCTTACTGTTATTATAGACCAGAGAGATTGGGAGGGGTTTTCCGACCGAAGTCAGAAAACCTGCTAGACAAATtcaaaaagagctgtaacacttgcgGAAGTGCGTCTGTAGCGAGCCAGGGAAGAGCATCAACTCCACTTTCGGTGAGGGTGAGATCAGGGTGCCATTTCCACGTCCTTCCACTGAGATGTGAATCATAAAGTACAGTTTCGTATTCAGTTCGATAAATAATATTCTAAAAGACGATTAAAACCGGTCGTTTCTTGAGTTTGTGATCGCTTGTAGAAGCTATGCAAATGACTCAATGCTGATTGGCTGAAAACAGCCAATCACAGCTCCTTCGTTGTTaagagtcttaaaaaaaaaaagcttggagCAAAAGCCGAAGTGAATTGGTCTTAAGTAGAGGCAGCCGCCGATGTAGCTCGATGCCTTATAGTCTTATCCTTACAAACTCGTCACCCATCTTCTCCCACACTGCAAGGACTCCGGAACGTTGGGCCCTACCCAGCATAGCGCCACAGCTCTGTGATACCAGCACAAAAGctgagaagttcaaggccagcttgagctccATGGCCCTGCTTCATTAAAAATAGAGGGGTTGCAAAGCTGGCTCACCCTGCTTGGCAACTCTGACTCCCTAATTCAAGCTAGAGGATCCgacaccttctggcctctcttGAGGCCTTGCATTCATAAGCGCAGACATGAACTCTTACACCTAATTAGAAGTAAATCATACTAATCTTACTAGGCTCCCTCCCAGTTACACAAATTTAACTGTTTCAAAATCATTTATAAACTATGCTATGGAAAGGGAGTCAAGCTCTCTGGAGTACTCTGGTGCCACATCACGTCAGTGACCTAAGTACTTCCAAGGTCTGAGTAAGTTTTAGATTTGGTTATGCTTGCTGTGGGTCTGTTCTTGCTCCGAAAGGCTCGGGGGCCTTAACCCCCCCAATCTAGGTCTAGGATAGGGCACTCCCATAAGTACTGCTGAGCATCCAAGATCAAGACGAGCCTTGTCtggggttaagagcacagactgctctttcagaCGTCCTGAGTCCCATTCCctgcaaccacgtggtggctcacaaccatctataatgggattttatattctcttctggtgtgcatgaagacatttgtaaaataagtgaataataaaaaagagCCTTGTTCAACTCGTACGATTCCATAAGAAAACCCCACTCACCCCAACCCCACTTCCCCTACAACAACTAGACCTCTCACCCTACCCACCTCAACACCCTACCCACTGCAACCGCCCTCccccaaataaaaaacacatcACAGACATATTCCTGGGGAACTGTGaggatgtttttgtttggttggttttggtcaggatgttttttaaagagcatcatatagatatttatatatataaattattaatgtgGGATGGGCAAGGGGCACATATCGCCGAGGGGGTGCACACACAGGGATGGGGCAGGGGCAGCACACAATGCTACGCAAAACAGCCACATCTAacagatgaaaaaaatcacaccaaCGGGTTAGGGGAGGAGCAGTGGCCACCAAGGATTGGGCatagaggagaagaaaagcaggGGATAGGAGGAGGGACCTGGTCCAAGATACTCTGCACTTTCTGTCCCCACCTTGCTACTTCCCACCTCTGCACACAACCCCGGGCCCTGACCTTgtctgtcccttcttccctccctccctctgcccaacTGCAGAAGCTCCACAAGTGGGCAGCACCCTCTCCtcggctgggggtggggtggggtcaaaAGGTTGGGGGTGGTCCTCCAAGGTCTGGATGAAGGAGCAGTGGGTGCTGTCTGGATCGCAGGTTCTACAGCGGCTTGTCACTCTCCTTCTTCAGGTGACTAGGTAAGAGGCAATGCAGAGATGAGACTGAGAAAGGGGGCTTCCCCTCCAAAGGGCTTGGCGTCCTGGAGGGCCACGCCCATAACCCACTTCCGCTGGTGCTCTGGGGGCAGCCCGGAGTACCTGTAATAGTCTTCCTGGGCAGGCAGTGGCACGCTGTGCAATGGGTGATGCGCATGTAGCCACTGTTGCTGTTCCAGCGCCAAGCGCTGCAGCTCAGCCGACTGTGCGTGCATGGCCTGCAGCTGATGAGCTGCTGACATTGGAGCAGAAAGGGAGGCCGGCAGGTCCCGGTAAGGAGCAGCTGTGAGAAAAAAGCATAGGAATAAGGGATTGCTGGACGGGAACAGTCAGCCATTttccagacagacagaggacGCTATGGCTAAAATGTAAAGTTACACCACCTCTCCTACCCACTGTCGGCCTGTGGTGGAACGGAATCAGCCAGCACTTGAGGCTCCTTTAGCAGGACCTCGGGTTCTCTATTTCTATCTTAGCTGCTCACGTCTCTCTCCAAGACTCCACTTGGCACATTCCACCACCCGAGTACCTATGTTCTGGTCTTCCCTCACTTGAGCCTTTCCATCCCCGCCTCCATCCTTACCAAAGAGCTGGTGACGAAGAACTTCGTTCTCGTgcagagggtgaggaagaagggGATTGGGGAGGGTCCCAGCTGGGTAGGGGATCCGGGTAAGGTGAGACCCTGAGGCCAGGGGGTCAATGAGAGGGTGCACCGAGGCGGAGGCTGGAGGGCAAAGAAGAGGAAGGTGTCACCAGGAGGCAGGGTTGGGGACAACTATGCATTGGGGTGGAGGGATCTAGCTTGTGAAGAAACAGACAGGAGGATCCAAAGCAGAACCAAAGTGAAACAGAGGAGCTAGACCCCCTGCAATGACAGGCCAGCTGGGGAAGAGACGCTGGAGACTGAAGACAGGATATTACAGAGCAGAGAAGCAAAGACAAGACTGGACTGCTCTGAAGAGATGAAGGATAAGTTTAGTAAATGCTTCTATTTTAAGTTTAAGAAATATATCAGGGAGAACTATTAAGAGCTGGTgcgaaggccagcctggtcttcagagttacacagagaaaccctgtNNNNNNNNNNTGGTGAGAACGTGAGCAGTGTGTGATGTATAAAAACACCCAAAACCTTTTTTGTATatgtactaaataaataaataaataaatgctctcGCAAGGGAGCCGGGTGAGAAGAAACAAGGAACTCAAAATGAACGGCTCTAAGACCAGTCCGGCAGTGTTCTGGGCTGTAAGCTACAGTATAGAAGACAGTATATAAGCTCATTATTGCCTATGGCAAATGTCATAGGCTTTCCTAAAAGGTTCTAAAtctacacatgggcacacacagaaTACTTGTAcatgaaaggaaaggagaggctgGCAACAAGCAAGATTTGTATATAGAGAAACAGGGACATCAGTATGTGAAAGGCATGGAGAGAGTGTAATAAAAGAAGAAGGCGGTTCTTCAAAAGGCTCCATATTGATCTGTTATCAAGGATAGAAGGCTGGACTATGAGCGGGGAATGAGACAGTGTGAAGGGAAGCCAAGGAAGCAAAGATTAGAACAGTAATCTCAGGAGACGGGAGTTCTGgccagaggaagggaagaacGTTATGACACACTTCGAAGTAGGAAATAGGGTCTTACCTGCGTGGATGGCATCCTGCTGGTGCAGGTGAAGGTGAGAGTGGATGTGGGAGTGCTGGTGGTGATGGGGGGTCACGTTGAGCATCTGCAGCCGGGCTAGTGGATCATTGCCCAGGGCTGCCACCCTTTCTGCATGCTGCCTTTCAGCTGCTAACCGTTCAGCATAAGACATGTCAGGACGCAGGGCTGGCCCAGCTGCCAGGGCTAGCCGTTCTCGTTCCAGGGGCCCCAGGCTCGGATGAAAAGGGAAAGGATGCAGGCCAGGTGGTCCGGGCTGTAGAGCCAGGCCCCCGTGTCGGGGGAAGGGATCCAGGCCTGGCCCGGGGACCCCATGTAGGGGTTCCAGCTCACTAGGTTTCACCTCAAAGCCAGGCTTGAGCCGGTCACGGAGGTCACGTTCACGGGCTTCCCGCTCCCGTTCTCGGGCAGCTGGGTCGCTGCTGTACAGGGCTGGGACATTGTAACCCAGAAGCCCCGGGTCCACTGCGCCCAAGGGCACATAGAATGGGTGGTTGCGATTGCCAGGAGACATGACATGAGGTCGGGCGTATTCACTGAGAGTGCGCAGGGCTGGAGTATCAGGACCCAGGTAAGGGGGCACGGTAGCCACAGCGCTGCCAGGCTCAAAGGGAGGCCGATGGGGCACTGGACCCAGAGACGGGCACTCCACCGGAGCACGGCCCTCCTGGGCCAACTTCTGTAGAAATCAGAGCGAAGTGGAGTCAAAATAACGGGCACGGGCAGTTACTCGCCCCAGGTTGCCCAAAGTGGTCCAAAGTCAAAATGCTTCGTCCCATCCTCCCCCTGCCGGGAAACCTGAGCTTCCTGGGCTGCAGCTGCTCCTCCCGTCCGCCAGGTGGCGTAGCGGCCGGCGGCGTAAGCCCGGGACCGGGAGAGGTGCGGCGCACCTCGTGACACACTCACCACGCTGCGCTCCAGCTCACGCTCTTTCTCGCGCTCGCGCTCCTTCTCGCGTTCCCGCTCGCGCTCGCGCTCCTTCTCCTCGCGCGCGCGCTGCTCGGCCTCGCGCCGCACCTTCTCCACCAGGTCCGCGCGCTTCTTGGCCAGCTTGGAGCCCTCCAGCGGCACGAAGTACAGGTCGCTGCGCGCGCACGAGTTGAAGCCACGGTCCAGGTGCTTATTGAACCTGCCGGGCACAGACCTGTGAGCCTCCCAGGCAGGCCCCACCCGCCCGCCTCTAATCCCAGTCGCAAAGCCCCATCGTGTGCAGCTCCCAGACCCaccctctccacccctccccacccccacggcCGCTCAcctggctgactggctggcatGGCTAGGGACGTCCACCACCTTGGGAGGAGGCGAGGGGCTGCGGGCCGGAGGCACCGGACTCTCGGGGGTCTCATACTCTTCAGCTGGCTCCTGTTTGATCTGCGTGGCAGTCAGGGGCGGCCCTGTAGTCGGGGCCGCGGGCGgtggaggaggcagagatgaCAAACTTGAAGGCCCCGTGGGTGGCAGGGGCCCCGGCCCCACGGTGGGTGAACCTGGCTTGAAGGTCCCTGGGCCTGCAGGCGGAGAGGTGCCCCGATAGCCAGGTGGGGTCCCTGTTCTGAAGGAGGGTGGTGACCCCGGCTTGTATCCAGGCGGAGTGGCTGTCTTGTAGGACCCTGGGGATGGGGCTCTCTTGCTGTACTGAGGGGGTCCAGGTGGTGAGGCTGTCTTGTAGCCAGCTGGCGAGGAAGCCACGGTGGCGATGACAGTGGAAAGAGTAGCCGAGGAGGTGGTGACTGGGGGTACTGGGGGGAAGGGGTAGGATGCCCCTTGGGGGCCCTGGGATGAAGAGGGGTGAGGGCATGAATATGAGGCTTGAGAGGAAGATCCAGAAGAGTTGGAAGAAGAAACCGGGGGACCATTGGGACCTGCTTGGCTATAGGACACCTGGCCATGAGTTGGAGGCAGGTGTGCTGGCCCTGGTGGGTAGGGCCTCAAAGACCCCAGGGAGGGTGACATGTTGTAAGGGTGTGCATGATGGGAGTTACTACTCTCTAGGGGGTGAGGATACGCTCCGGGTGGAGGGGGCCCAGAGTTTCcatgatgctgctgctgctgttgttgttgttgctggtgatGGTGATGTGTAGGGGCTGGTGGGTGGGCTGTGGATTGACCCCCAGTAGGAGGGAAAGGGcctgggtgggtggtggtggtgttggccAAGAGGCGGCcatagggagggggaggaggtggaCCCTGGCTCCACACAGCCTGGGATGGAAGAGAAGGCTGGGTATACTTGGGTGGCTGATTAGAGACACACATACTTGTTGGAGGGGGGAAGGAATGAGGGTAACTGGGCAGGGCCTGGGAAGCTGGGtactgggaggctgaggaagaggaggaactaGAAGAAGCTGCTGCAGAGCTGCTGGAGGATGAATATGGATATCGCATGGGGGGCCcaggggcagaggaagaagctgggggcaaagggtggggagatggggccAGGGTTGGACCCTTCTCCGGGCCAGGGGGAAGTCCACTCATGCCCTGCCCCATGGCGTGGGGAGAGGGCAGATGCCCAGGGGGCTGAGTCCCCATGCCAGGAGGAGAGGCTGAGGCATTGTTGAGGGGTCTCAGGGCAGGTGGAGGAGGCAGGTTTGGTGTCACATGGGGGAAAGAAGCTGGTGGGGGGGCAGAAGGTAAGTTCCCACCACCCACTGGAGCACTgggtggctttgctggaggagcCCCACTGGCCCCTGAGCTTGATATTGGAATTGGGGTAGTGGGTGGGGGGTGCTGCTTGCCTCCGCTAGGGGCACCCACTGAGGAGGCAGCTGCTCCCCCTTTCGGACCCATGGGGGGTCCAGATAAAACACCTCCACCAGCATTCCCAGGGTAGAGCTGTGGGTGTGGGGGAGGAGCTCCAGGAGGTGGGCCCTGGAACAATCTCGATGTGGGGGGCTCCATTGGAGCATGATATCCAGTAGGCGGCACAGAAGGATGAGGTTCAAAGCCAGACTCTGGCTGTCGGGGAGTGCTGTCtggtggaggaggggaaggaggaaagagtggAGGTGGGTGGTAGGGGCGGGCCGGGCCCTGGGACAGGCCAGAGGATGAATCCGAGTCATTTTCCACACTGCCGGGGCTGTAGATGCTGGGGGATGTGCTTCGGTTGTCCTGGTCTATATCTCTAGGGTCGCTGCTGCCGTCATCGTTAATGCTGCGCCCATCCAAGCTGTCCAGATCCGAGGGAGACTGTGGGCGAGGGAGCTCCTGCTGTCAGGGGAAAGGGCtacatttcctcttttccttttctgttttcccagtTATTTCCTCCTCTCAGGACTGCTGTGCCACAGTGTAATGTGATGGGGAGGCTTGCTCAAGGCCCCTGTCATCTCGCACTCCCTCTCACATCTCCACTGCTCCCTGATAGTCAGGGTATTTCCTTGCTTGTCAAACACTAGACTTTCAAGTGTCCATCTCAAACACTGTCCCTTCACAGCTGACTGCAGACCCTCGCCACCTTTGTATTCCCTCTCACCTCAGGTATTCTTCGGCTAtcttggtttattttatgtgccttggtgttttacctgcatgtatgactGTATAAGGGTGTTGGACTCCCTAGGAACTGGAGCTACATACACTTGTGAGTTGCTATGTCGGtgttgggaattgagcccagATCCTGTAGAACAACAGCCAGTGTGCTCAActgaagagccatctctccaagtccTCCCTCACACCCTGTTTTAAAGACTATGTAAGATAACATAGGCTGATATCCAACTCACCATACATCACAGGATAACCATGATTTTTCTGGGggatgaggttttttttgttttgtttttgttttgtttttttgttttgttttgttttgttttttttttgaggcagggtatctctgtatagccctagctgtcctggaactcactctgtagaccaggctggtctcgaactcagagattggcctgcctttgcctccctggtACTAGGATTTGCCcggctgaccttgaatttttattttcctatgtcTACCTGAATGCTAGGATAAGAGGTGTGCACCACTAAGCCCAGCTTCCAGATGATTGGACTCAGCACTGTGTAGTAGGCAAAGCCctctaccaagtgagctacattcccagcctctTTCTGCATCCTCCTTATAGCTTTTGTTCTTCTCACAAAAGAGGCTATGATTCCCTTCCAGTCCCCTTTGGCCCCGCCTTATCACGTACTGTTCTTACTACACTTTCACAAGCTTTCCACTGTATTATAGGCAGGACCACTCAAATTGGTACCAGGACAGGGTTTTCTATCTAAGCAGAGAGCAAAGCAGGATGGCGCACAAGAGAGCTTTGCAAAGAACAGTCAGAACATAGGCTACGATAGCTGCAAGGTCTCTCACCTCGGTTTTGGTCTTTTTAGGCGCACTGGTCTCCTCGCTCTCACTCTCTGAGATCTCctcactccggccctgcttgtTGGCCTTTGGGGTGGAGGTCTCCTCTACTCGGGCCTTCTGTTAGGGAGAAGAGAGCAGTCCTTCTATCTCAAGCCTCTGCCAGAACTGAAGCACCCCCCACCCACCAAAAAAACCCACACCCCCTCAGTAGCAGTGCTGTGCATCCTGTGGGGACCAGAGGACAGGATACCTTGGCTGTCTGCCTGGACTTCTCAGCTTTGCCATCACTGCTGGATGTGCTGACCCCTCCAGGGGAGGCCCGGCCCCTTGATCTCAGCTCTTCCCGGGGCCCGGGGGCCTCTTTCTTCCGTCCACTCCTCATTGACATCTGAGAACAGGATAGGTGCAGGTAATATTTTCACATGGCCCCTAACTTTAGGCTCTACGCTGCCCCCGTTCTCCAGTTCAAGCCCTTCCTCCTAgcttccctgcccctgcccttgaTCTGCCATACTGCTTAAGACAGGTTCTACTCACCGAGTCTTTATTCTGTCGTGTCTTCATTCTTCAGGCTGTGGAGACCCCATTCTCCTCTGCCTGGGCAGCTGAATACAGAAACTTGTCTGCTGTACCCCAAGCTCCCCACAGCTGTGGCCTCGGAGGCTGGGAGCAGGTGTAGGCACGTGGTACTTGCAGGGTGTTTTCAGTGAATCTGTTAGGAAGAGGCATCAGCACTGTCATATTACACAGAAACAGTAGGGCTGGGGAAGCAGCACTGAGCCGGAGGCCCACCACAGAGGCTGGGACTTGCTCCACAGGCTGCATCAGCTAAGGGAAGGAAATCCTTATGGTATACTCTCCTGCATCTCTAGGGAACGCAGACTATCCAGAGGTACCTACGACACAGCAGGATGCTACCCTCCAGGAGCCCTAGAGAGTATTTGTGGCCTGGTGTGGTGGGggatgcctgtaatgccagcactcagaagactggatcatgcacatcacacactcaaggccagcctaaactaAACAGCAAACTCCTGtctaaaagccaaaacaaaacatttgtcagccgggcagtggtggcgcacgcctataatcccagcacttgggaggcagagacaggcatatttctgagttcaaggacagcctggtctacagagagttccaggatagtcagggctatacagagaaaccctgtctcgaaaaactacaaaaaaaccaaaaaacatttgTCTACTCATGAGTTCCAGAGCCTTCCGAATTCCAAAGAAGCACAAGGAAATGTGGCTCAGGCACTGGCTCACTGAGTATCTTCTGTGCCAAGCCCTTTATATAATAATTCCAGTAACATCTCCAACATACTCTAAAGTGGGCATAAGTAAGGGAACTGAGGTGACAATGACCTGCCCCGCCTTCCAAAGCGAAGAACAATGACCCCACAACAACGAAGCCAGAACCAAGCCCCCTGAAATCCAACTTCAAAGGCCACACTTGCTCTTCTAAACTCTCCTCAGAAGTAGTAGAGAATTCTAAGAAGACCTAGATCAGTCACACAGATAAGAACCCTTTTTCACCTCAGATGATGCAGAAGAACATCCCATCTACAATACCGAGCAACACAGCCTCACCAACATCAACCCCAAATCTGGGCATCTTCAAAACTGCAGAACCTTTTACACAGCTTCAAGATGTTGATAGAACCTTTTAGACAGCCTCAAGATCTGGTAGTTGGCCTTTTCCACGTATAGGGTTTTTGTCCATACATTTAACCAACCTGGACTGACAATATTTGGGAGGAAAAATTCCAGGAAGTTCTAAACAAAATTTGAATCTGCTACATCGCTACCATCTTGCTCCATCTATAAGAATGAATGACACGTGGGCCCAAGCTGCTGTAATGTCCCACCTTTTCACAAGCCCTAGGTCCCTCACCATTCAACCACCGTTCACCTTCTATGCATGGCATGTCTACAACAGTTTGCAACCTCAGCTTTGAAGATGTCGATTTTATCAAACATTTACATGGAACTGGTTACTATACATGATCTACAGATGGTTTAAACATGGAAGAGTGTGTGCAGGCATATATAGACACTGGGACTTGAGTATGTGTTcattttggtatgtgtgtgtgtgtagtgtactAGAATAAATCCCCCAGATATCAAGAGATGACTATATTGGTGTTTCCTGTGCTTAAAAGATACGTCAAAGCATTCATATTAtccagactcaaaatatattaacTGACTGAGGAGAGAGGTGTGTAGATGCTACGATggatgtgtggaagtcagaggtcagcttgTAACAGTCAGTCTCACCTTGTGGACCCAGGGATAAACTCCAGTTGTCAGACTTTACAACAGAtgcctttacccaatgagccatttcaccagcccaactcaatttttttgagacagggtttctttgtgtagaccaggctgttctcgaactcaaagagtccacctgtctctgcctccccagtactgggattaaagacatgctccaCCACAGGCTGGCccaactcaaaatattttatcttattttttttaaagatctattttattgccgggcagtggtggcgcttgcctttaatcccagcactggggaggcagaggcaggtggatttctgagttccagggctatacagagNNNNNNNNNNatattttatttatgagtacactatagctgtcttcaaacacaccagaagaaggcatcagattccattacagatggttgtgagccatcatgcagtTGCTAagaattgtactcaggacctttggaagaacagtcagtgctcttaaccactgggccatccctccagccctcaaaatattttaaaactacaaagaGACAAAGTGTCAGTGAACATACAATACAGACTTACAGATTTTAAGCCTGTCCTCTCACTTGGCACCAACAGCCTATCTATCTGTATCTAGCAGTACAAATATGGATATCATCATCTATGTGTGTCTCCACAGCCAGCCATTCTCATCTGTccttctgctcctgctcctccagcCCTCACTCTCccggagctgggattacaggcttacCTGGTACTGTGCATACAGCCAGGACCTCAAGCATGCCAGGCTAGCACACTGAACTGGATTTCCAGTTGCTAAGAGTCAAACCACTCAATAATACTACCTGtaatttttctgaatttaattttctatgtatgaatgcttgtctgaatgtatgtgtgccatgtgggtgcctAGTTCCTGTAGGGGTCAGAAGAAGACGGTAGATTCATTGGAACTAGAGTTAGGATGTGTGAGTTatctatcatgtgggtgctgaggacagaacctgggtcctctgcatgagcaacaagtgctctaagccactgagccatctctccggtcccCTTTtcactcctctctttctctctttttacctccTTCTCTGAGACAGCGTcttattatatagaccaggctgggcttgaactcacagatatctgcttgcctgcctcctgaaagctaggattaaaagtgtgcaccaccaagcccGTAAGATATTTTAAGAGTGCAAAATGCTATCGTCATAGTTCTCCTTTTTATACTCTCTACTgacatcatgtacacacacatatggggtCATGTCCTTGAGACAGAATAACGCTCTGCACCTTATGCCAGCTACAAATGCAGGATCCTCCATCGAAGCTTCCTCAGGAGTGCCCCTCCCAGTCAAGTGTACTGTTGTCAACGACCTTTAAACCAAGTGAATGTCAGTAGAtctttttggttgttattgttttgtgttttacagGCAGggtctcaagtgctgagattactggcATACCCTGGGCTTAGCAAGTTCTTTGAATTAGCTGGAAACCCCGGAGAGAACAGACTTGGTTCACCCACTCACTCTGAGTTGGGAGGTACAGGTAAATGACATTTTTACATGTACTTTCTCTAGGGAACACAAGGTAGTTACTCTGCCCAACACCTC carries:
- the CUNH12orf57 gene encoding protein C10, with protein sequence MASASAQPAALSAEQAKVVLAEVIQAFSAPENAVRMDEARDNACNDMGKMLQFVLPVATQIQQEVIKAYGFSCDGEGVLKFARLVKSYEAQDPEIASLSSKLKALFLPPMTLPPHGPASGSSVAAS